A portion of the Sander vitreus isolate 19-12246 unplaced genomic scaffold, sanVit1 ctg410_0, whole genome shotgun sequence genome contains these proteins:
- the ankrd9 gene encoding ankyrin repeat domain-containing protein 9: MPWLLPSQLEHLSSSPSQRQCEQTSFSFYCAVREQLPVWLLEDMRSMEVFSWEDGHPRAFLPSEALLYALVHDHQDYARHLLDTYSVSALRAPRCSFCCSSSSGAPHLSVAVRYDRVAILGMMAAALKHGDSLTDYLESRGGCSHVADAGKTAVQLAVELSRPDCLLLLLAHGAQPAGLDAALQRLVSCEEAERSRAQRCLDFLLLFLPEPAAPRRLQDEPRRWQSLLGHQVFSWLCGLAPPPLLLQALRCLARSGPDQISTLPDFLQPHTWQ; this comes from the coding sequence ATGCCGTGGCTGCTGCCCTCTCAGCTGGAGCATCTGTCTTCGTCTCCGTCTCAGCGGCAGTGCGAGCAGACGTCCTTCTCCTTCTACTGCGCTGTGCGGGAGCAACTTCCTGTCTGGCTGCTGGAGGACATGCGCAGCATGGAGGTCTTTAGCTGGGAGGATGGACACCCGCGCGCCTTCCTGCCGTCCGAGGCGCTGCTCTACGCTCTCGTGCACGACCACCAGGACTACGCACGCCACCTGCTGGACACGTACTCCGTGAGCGCGCTCAGAGCGCCGCGCTGCAGcttctgctgcagcagcagcagcggagcACCGCACCTCAGCGTAGCCGTTCGCTACGACCGCGTGGCGATCCTCGGCATGATGGCGGCGGCGCTGAAGCATGGCGACTCGTTGACGGACTACCTGGAGAGCCGCGGCGGCTGCTCGCACGTGGCGGACGCCGGGAAGACGGCGGTGCAGCTGGCGGTGGAGCTGTCACGGCCcgactgcctgctgctgctgctggcgcaCGGCGCACAGCCAGCCGGCTTGGACGCCGCGCTGCAGAGACTCGTGTCCTGCGAGGAAGCGGAGCGGAGCCGggcgcagcgctgcctggactTCTTGCTGCTCTTCCTGCCCGAGCCAGCGGCGCCGCGGAGGCTGCAGGACGAGCCGCGGCGCTGGCAGAGCCTGCTGGGACACCAGGTGTTCAGCTGGCTGTGTGGCCTGGCCCCGCCccccctgctgctgcaggcgcTGCGCTGTCTGGCCCGGTCCGGCCCAGATCAGATCAGTACGCTGCCGGACTTCCTGCAGCCGCACACCTGGCAGTGA
- the LOC144514013 gene encoding uncharacterized protein LOC144514013: MYHLLVLLLLCSSGLQAKGEHASRESFRLVGRASRCAGTLEVKENGEWRPVYGVFYFNWNLKAADVVCKELDCGSAVSVEERKESSVRSVWWIRPDCVQSRSTLRNCVVSGPPSSIQDLTCSDLLLQPNISVSSSMDGVSEAQQQGFQVFRGSTFTISCSIQPQYPGGFFQLTFTSSNSAHNSTQPAVNHSAHFLFPAAEPAQQGTYSCVYHLYVFSHNFSSESRLLSLTVSDLLLQPNISVSSSMDGVSEAQQQGFQVFRDSTFTISCSIQPQYPGGSFQLTFTSSNSAHNSTQPAVNHSAHFLFPAAEPAHQGTYSCVYRLYVFSHNFSSESRLLSLTVSDPSSNPSDPSDTSSNPSDPSDPSHPSHPSDPSHPSDPSDPSSNPSDLPGPAPFIFGMVVLLSLTLLLVITALSFYCKASRGQKPDRPRNIVLVYYKRLVSAAEGELTEEEEVQRAE, translated from the exons ATGTATCATCTGTTGGTGCTGTTGCTGTTGTGCAGCTCAG GACTGCAGGCTAAAGGAGAACACGCCTCAAGAG AGTCTTTCAGGTTGGTGGGAAGAGCCAGTCGCTGTGCAGGAACACTGGAGGTAAAAGAAAATGGAGAGTGGAGACCAGTGTATGGTGTATTTTACTTTAACTGGAACCTGAAGGCAGCAGATGTTGTCTGCAAAGAGTTGGACTGTGGCTCTGCTGTTTCtgtagaagagagaaaagagtccTCAGTCAGATCTGTGTGGTGGATCAGGCCTGACTGTGTTCAGTCTAGATCTACTCTGAGGAACTGTGTAGTATCAGGTCCCCCTTCCTCCATCCAGGATCTCACCTGCTCAG ACCTGCTGCTTCAGCCCAACatctctgtgtcctcctccaTGGACGGGGTCTCCGAGGCCCAGCAGCAGGGGTTCCAGGTGTTCAGGGGCTCCACCTTCACTATCAGCTGCTCCATCCAGCCACAGTACCCAGGAGGCTTCTTCCAGCTCACATTCACCTCCTCCAACTCAGCACACAACTCCACCCAGCCAGCTGTTAATCACTctgcccacttcctgtttcctgctgcAGAGCCCGCCCAACAAGGAACATACAGCTGTGTTTATCATCTCTATGTTTTTTCTCATAACTTTTCCTCTGAGAGCCGTCTGCTCTCTCTCACCGTCTCAG aCCTGCTGCTTCAGCCCAACatctctgtgtcctcctccaTGGACGGGGTCTCCGAGGCCCAGCAGCAGGGGTTCCAGGTGTTCAGGGACTCCACCTTCACTATCAGCTGCTCCATCCAGCCACAGTACCCAGGAGGCTCCTTCCAGCTCACATTCACCTCCTCCAACTCAGCACACAACTCCACCCAGCCAGCTGTCAATCACTctgcccacttcctgtttcctgctgcAGAGCCCGCCCACCAAGGAACATACAGCTGTGTTTATCGTCTCTATGTTTTCTCTCATAACTTCTCCTCTGAGAGCCGTCTGCTCTCTCTCACCGTCTCAG ATCCATCATCAAATCCATCAGATCCATCAGATACATCATCAAATCCATCAGATCCATCAGATCCATCACATCCATCACATCCATCAGATCCATCACATCCATCAGATCCATCAGATCCATCATCAAATCCATCAGATCTACCAGGTCCGGCACCTTTTATCTTCGGAATGGTTGTCTTACTCTCGCTGACTCTGCTGTTGGTGATCACTGCTCTTTCCTTCTACTGTAAG GCCAGCAGGGGGCAGAAGCCGGACAGACCGAGGAACATTGTGCTGGTTTATTATAAGCGACTTGTTTCTGCAGCTGAAGGAGAGCTGACTGAAGAGGAAGAAGTGCAGAGAGCAGAGTAA